The nucleotide window CTCAGGTATGGTGAGCTTGATCTCAGATTTCTCATCACCGGGATAGACCGATGTGAAAGCTCCTATTGCCAGATCGTTAAATCCCAGCTTTCTATACATCGCGTGAGCGGGGGTGTTCCTGTAAGTCGTGAGGATGATACCCCTGGGGTTCAACCGCTCGAAGTATTTGATCAACTGTTTTATTAACTGCTTGCCGATGCCATGCCTTCTCATCTTCGGTGCAACGAAGACATATTCTATCCTTCCGAACCGTCGTATCTCCCCTTCTACGAAGATATCATCGGACAAACCTAGGGCATGTCCGACTATTTTCCCCTCACAGATTGCCAGTCGTATACCCTCCGGTCTGATTTCGGGATTATTGAATTTGTTCCGATAGGACTTCTCATCTATCCATCCGGTATTTGAAAGTAGGGCGATGATAGCATCATCATCTCCGGGTTTCCAGTGACGATACTCGATCTGCCAACTCATCCCGGCTCCTCCATAGTTTCAATCGATCCGGAGGGTAAGG belongs to Candidatus Poribacteria bacterium and includes:
- a CDS encoding GNAT family N-acetyltransferase, with product MSWQIEYRHWKPGDDDAIIALLSNTGWIDEKSYRNKFNNPEIRPEGIRLAICEGKIVGHALGLSDDIFVEGEIRRFGRIEYVFVAPKMRRHGIGKQLIKQLIKYFERLNPRGIILTTYRNTPAHAMYRKLGFNDLAIGAFTSVYPGDEKSEIKLTIPEPSEVKEMREICERWAMKSFPVIWRVTSNIPPVSKLLKRLYRVLRRNGRIVGYFRTPDCIRDPIAPDEEAEDVVRAIRGAISSPIRWATTPGSRYESVLRSLGCNFEYSEEVIMLKPIGKEIDLSDMEVTFWGIFW